A genomic segment from Amphiprion ocellaris isolate individual 3 ecotype Okinawa chromosome 17, ASM2253959v1, whole genome shotgun sequence encodes:
- the LOC111586807 gene encoding probable serpin E3 isoform X2: MKYQAAEVSFGQLRTGSDQRYTVLELPFLGRSLSLQVLLPSERKTLLSSLEAQLTQRHLASWDTGLRRTRMDIFLPRFRMQNKFNLRSVLPAMGISDAFNPTAADFTGISVEEGLYVSDAFHEVRIEVTEDGTKAAAATGMVLLKRSRDPVFKADRPFLFLLQQVHTVVK; encoded by the exons GTCAGCTCAGGACGGGATCGGATCAGCGCTACACGGTTCTGGAGCTGCCGTTCCTGGGCCGCTCCCTGAGCCTGCAGGTGCTTCTACCCAGCGAGAGGAAGACGCTACTGTCCTCCCTGGAGGCTCAGCTCACACAGCGCCACCTAGCGTCCTGGGACACCGGCCTGCGCAGAACCAGGATGGACATCTTCCTCCCAAG ATTCAGAATGCAGAACAAGTTCAACCTGAGGTCGGTGCTCCCCGCTATGGGCATCAGCGACGCCTTCAACCCCACAGCAGCCGACTTCACCGGGATCTCAG TGGAGGAGGGTCTCTATGTGTCTGATGCCTTCCATGAAGTCAGGATAGAAGTCACGGAGGACGGGACCAAAGCAGCTGCTGCTACTG GGATGGTCCTCCTCAAAAGATCCCGAGATCCAGTTTTCAAAGCAGATCGGCCGTTCTTATTTCTACTGCAACAGGTTCACACAG TGGTGAAATAA
- the LOC111586807 gene encoding probable serpin E3 isoform X3 → MKYQAAEVSFGQLRTGSDQRYTVLELPFLGRSLSLQVLLPSERKTLLSSLEAQLTQRHLASWDTGLRRTRMDIFLPRFRMQNKFNLRSVLPAMGISDAFNPTAADFTGISGMVLLKRSRDPVFKADRPFLFLLQQVHTGIYFTSYRCFQCFSLEKHPSQGMLFDILVLV, encoded by the exons GTCAGCTCAGGACGGGATCGGATCAGCGCTACACGGTTCTGGAGCTGCCGTTCCTGGGCCGCTCCCTGAGCCTGCAGGTGCTTCTACCCAGCGAGAGGAAGACGCTACTGTCCTCCCTGGAGGCTCAGCTCACACAGCGCCACCTAGCGTCCTGGGACACCGGCCTGCGCAGAACCAGGATGGACATCTTCCTCCCAAG ATTCAGAATGCAGAACAAGTTCAACCTGAGGTCGGTGCTCCCCGCTATGGGCATCAGCGACGCCTTCAACCCCACAGCAGCCGACTTCACCGGGATCTCAG GGATGGTCCTCCTCAAAAGATCCCGAGATCCAGTTTTCAAAGCAGATCGGCCGTTCTTATTTCTACTGCAACAGGTTCACACAGGTATTTACTTCACATCATACAgatgttttcaatgttttagtCTAGAAAAGCACCCTAGTCAGGGTatgctgtttgacattttagttttagtatga
- the LOC111586807 gene encoding probable serpin E3 isoform X1, giving the protein MKYQAAEVSFGQLRTGSDQRYTVLELPFLGRSLSLQVLLPSERKTLLSSLEAQLTQRHLASWDTGLRRTRMDIFLPRFRMQNKFNLRSVLPAMGISDAFNPTAADFTGISVEEGLYVSDAFHEVRIEVTEDGTKAAAATGMVLLKRSRDPVFKADRPFLFLLQQVHTGIYFTSYRCFQCFSLEKHPSQGMLFDILVLV; this is encoded by the exons GTCAGCTCAGGACGGGATCGGATCAGCGCTACACGGTTCTGGAGCTGCCGTTCCTGGGCCGCTCCCTGAGCCTGCAGGTGCTTCTACCCAGCGAGAGGAAGACGCTACTGTCCTCCCTGGAGGCTCAGCTCACACAGCGCCACCTAGCGTCCTGGGACACCGGCCTGCGCAGAACCAGGATGGACATCTTCCTCCCAAG ATTCAGAATGCAGAACAAGTTCAACCTGAGGTCGGTGCTCCCCGCTATGGGCATCAGCGACGCCTTCAACCCCACAGCAGCCGACTTCACCGGGATCTCAG TGGAGGAGGGTCTCTATGTGTCTGATGCCTTCCATGAAGTCAGGATAGAAGTCACGGAGGACGGGACCAAAGCAGCTGCTGCTACTG GGATGGTCCTCCTCAAAAGATCCCGAGATCCAGTTTTCAAAGCAGATCGGCCGTTCTTATTTCTACTGCAACAGGTTCACACAGGTATTTACTTCACATCATACAgatgttttcaatgttttagtCTAGAAAAGCACCCTAGTCAGGGTatgctgtttgacattttagttttagtatga
- the LOC111586807 gene encoding probable serpin E3 isoform X4 codes for MKYQAAEVSFGQLRTGSDQRYTVLELPFLGRSLSLQVLLPSERKTLLSSLEAQLTQRHLASWDTGLRRTRMDIFLPRFRMQNKFNLRSVLPAMGISDAFNPTAADFTGISGMVLLKRSRDPVFKADRPFLFLLQQVHTVVK; via the exons GTCAGCTCAGGACGGGATCGGATCAGCGCTACACGGTTCTGGAGCTGCCGTTCCTGGGCCGCTCCCTGAGCCTGCAGGTGCTTCTACCCAGCGAGAGGAAGACGCTACTGTCCTCCCTGGAGGCTCAGCTCACACAGCGCCACCTAGCGTCCTGGGACACCGGCCTGCGCAGAACCAGGATGGACATCTTCCTCCCAAG ATTCAGAATGCAGAACAAGTTCAACCTGAGGTCGGTGCTCCCCGCTATGGGCATCAGCGACGCCTTCAACCCCACAGCAGCCGACTTCACCGGGATCTCAG GGATGGTCCTCCTCAAAAGATCCCGAGATCCAGTTTTCAAAGCAGATCGGCCGTTCTTATTTCTACTGCAACAGGTTCACACAG TGGTGAAATAA